The Zobellia alginiliquefaciens genome contains a region encoding:
- a CDS encoding VOC family protein — MKTKQIWANLGVENIERTKTFYQSLDFELNGSPSEDLVSFLFGPDNFVIHFFKKEKLESSLEGKTADLSNGNEVMFSMAAGSKNEYDTWVTEIKKAGGEILFDSNKNRKAFYDDNGFYVCVFTDLDGHKFNLLYNEHM; from the coding sequence ATGAAAACAAAACAAATTTGGGCAAACCTTGGCGTAGAAAACATTGAACGCACTAAAACTTTTTATCAATCCTTGGATTTCGAGCTCAATGGAAGTCCATCAGAAGATTTGGTCAGCTTCCTTTTTGGTCCTGATAACTTTGTGATTCACTTCTTCAAAAAAGAAAAGTTAGAATCAAGTTTGGAAGGTAAAACTGCTGATTTAAGCAATGGTAATGAAGTTATGTTTTCTATGGCAGCTGGCAGCAAGAATGAATATGATACTTGGGTAACTGAAATTAAAAAGGCAGGGGGTGAAATTTTATTCGACTCTAATAAGAATAGGAAAGCTTTTTATGATGATAATGGCTTTTACGTTTGTGTATTTACCGACCTAGATGGGCATAAGTTCAACTTGTTGTATAATGAGCATATGTAA
- a CDS encoding ester cyclase, with protein MKQLQNKEIIKEMYDVILNRKEKDKANKYIDNEYLPKFNDVNKTLFESFPDILFEIEKIYSDNDNIVTFYNWAGTHTSDYRNIAATGKNIKVKGVSVYVLEDGKVINSKAMPDKLMFFQQLGLIPEDLLEKMMKSQ; from the coding sequence ATGAAACAATTACAAAATAAAGAAATAATCAAGGAGATGTATGATGTAATTCTTAACAGAAAGGAAAAAGATAAAGCTAACAAATATATCGATAATGAATATCTCCCAAAATTTAACGATGTAAATAAAACACTCTTCGAATCATTCCCGGATATTCTATTTGAAATAGAGAAAATATACAGTGACAATGATAATATTGTGACTTTTTATAATTGGGCGGGAACACATACAAGCGATTATAGGAACATTGCAGCAACAGGGAAAAATATTAAAGTTAAAGGGGTAAGTGTTTATGTATTGGAGGATGGTAAAGTAATAAACAGTAAGGCAATGCCTGATAAGTTGATGTTTTTTCAACAATTAGGTTTAATTCCTGAAGATTTGTTAGAAAAGATGATGAAATCGCAATAG
- a CDS encoding DUF2703 domain-containing protein → METKKVLKVEFIQVEMPSNENNSCSACDTVQGKLVSAIQEVQKLFDNLDCEIFFKSTSVKTIEEAEKAQIIASPTIRVGNLDFYPNHATSKSEKREWTWNGLTTSEPTKEMLMEVLLKGYFEPKKELEKKEMSAYILQYLNKEKVTNSDCGCS, encoded by the coding sequence ATGGAAACAAAAAAAGTATTAAAAGTAGAATTCATTCAAGTAGAAATGCCTAGCAATGAAAATAACTCTTGTTCAGCCTGCGATACGGTTCAAGGTAAATTAGTTTCTGCAATTCAGGAGGTACAAAAACTATTTGATAATTTGGATTGCGAAATCTTTTTCAAATCAACATCAGTGAAGACGATTGAGGAAGCTGAAAAAGCACAAATAATAGCATCCCCAACGATAAGAGTGGGTAATCTTGATTTTTATCCTAATCACGCAACCAGTAAATCTGAAAAACGAGAATGGACTTGGAATGGCTTAACAACATCTGAACCCACAAAAGAAATGTTGATGGAGGTTTTGTTAAAAGGTTACTTTGAGCCAAAAAAAGAGTTAGAAAAAAAGGAGATGTCAGCATACATTCTTCAATACCTAAACAAAGAAAAGGTAACAAATTCGGATTGCGGCTGTAGTTAA
- a CDS encoding metalloregulator ArsR/SmtB family transcription factor gives MKLRRDIFQAISDPTRRAILVLLTSQAMSAGAIAENFDAARPTISKHIQILNECDLVEANQQGREIYYKLKVEKMKEIDKWLTQFRAIWENRFDQLDNLLETLKDKKNEK, from the coding sequence ATGAAATTAAGACGAGATATTTTTCAAGCCATTTCGGACCCAACAAGACGCGCCATATTGGTATTGTTAACATCACAAGCCATGAGTGCTGGGGCGATTGCTGAAAATTTTGATGCAGCCAGACCTACGATTTCGAAACACATTCAGATTTTAAACGAATGTGATTTAGTGGAGGCTAATCAGCAAGGCAGAGAGATATACTACAAGCTAAAAGTGGAAAAAATGAAGGAAATCGATAAATGGCTGACGCAATTCAGGGCCATTTGGGAAAATCGATTTGATCAACTAGATAATTTACTGGAAACGCTAAAAGACAAAAAAAATGAAAAATAG
- a CDS encoding DinB family protein — MYCSREDTVKEFQKVTSNMLKVLVPLSETQLNYRIKQRWSAGQIGEHIFKSYASVQTLNGNTKKTVRPIDQKLEPIKILFLDTSIKMDSPKAILPSEERIVKKDLIKGLEERIEQIKEVIVNSDLSVTCMDYAIPEYGEFTRFEWIWFNIYHTQRHLHQLENIIVLNNLKEMKPK, encoded by the coding sequence ATGTATTGTTCAAGAGAAGATACGGTTAAAGAGTTTCAAAAAGTAACATCTAATATGTTGAAAGTACTCGTACCCTTATCGGAAACCCAGCTAAATTATCGTATCAAACAGCGCTGGTCAGCAGGGCAGATTGGTGAGCATATCTTCAAATCCTATGCGTCGGTGCAGACATTAAACGGAAATACTAAAAAAACAGTAAGACCAATTGACCAAAAATTAGAACCGATTAAAATCCTCTTTTTGGATACTTCGATTAAGATGGATTCACCAAAGGCAATTTTACCATCTGAGGAAAGAATCGTCAAAAAAGATTTAATCAAGGGGTTAGAAGAAAGGATCGAGCAAATCAAAGAGGTTATAGTAAACAGTGATTTATCTGTAACCTGTATGGATTATGCAATTCCGGAATATGGCGAATTCACAAGGTTCGAATGGATTTGGTTCAACATCTACCACACCCAAAGACACCTTCATCAATTAGAGAATATTATTGTATTAAATAACCTTAAAGAGATGAAGCCAAAATGA
- a CDS encoding zinc-dependent alcohol dehydrogenase has product MKALVFHKFRDVRVEKVDDPVIEHPHDAIVRVTATAICGSDLHIYNFQFPQLSNMVLGHEFMGIVEEVGSEVRNLKKGDRVVVPFPISCGECFFCDHGDFPHCENSNPEHYGPEGGVFKQKGGALFGYTDLYGGYPGGQAEYVRVPYADVGPRKVSDDFTDEEVLFMTDIFPTGYAAIERAELKGGETVAVFGCGPVGLMAQKAAWLKGAGRVIGVDVEQYRLDIAKKTARAETMMADGSVEKIREMTGGRGADVVVDAVGMEADRNVLDRVKAAVHLQSGTINALKLCLSAVRRGGTVSVVGVYGTNYGDFPLGKIFEKGLRLESGQAPVQKYIDRLLEHLKNREVTLDDIITHKLPLSEASHGYDIFNKKKDNCVKVVLYPRKS; this is encoded by the coding sequence ATGAAAGCATTAGTATTCCATAAATTCAGAGATGTAAGGGTAGAGAAGGTCGACGACCCTGTAATTGAACACCCGCATGATGCCATCGTGCGAGTAACGGCCACGGCCATTTGCGGATCAGATCTGCACATATACAATTTCCAGTTTCCTCAACTGTCCAATATGGTTCTCGGACATGAGTTTATGGGAATCGTAGAGGAAGTAGGCAGCGAAGTACGGAATTTAAAGAAAGGCGACCGTGTAGTCGTTCCTTTCCCAATTTCCTGCGGGGAGTGCTTTTTCTGCGACCATGGGGATTTTCCCCACTGTGAAAATTCGAATCCTGAGCACTATGGTCCTGAAGGTGGCGTTTTTAAACAGAAGGGGGGAGCTCTATTTGGCTACACCGACCTGTATGGCGGCTACCCTGGGGGACAAGCGGAATATGTGCGCGTTCCCTATGCTGACGTAGGTCCCAGAAAAGTATCCGACGATTTTACGGACGAAGAGGTGCTGTTCATGACCGACATTTTCCCTACGGGCTATGCGGCCATAGAAAGAGCGGAACTTAAGGGAGGCGAGACCGTGGCGGTGTTTGGCTGCGGGCCGGTTGGGCTTATGGCCCAAAAAGCTGCCTGGCTGAAGGGGGCCGGCCGGGTCATCGGAGTGGATGTGGAACAGTACCGATTGGATATCGCAAAGAAAACTGCGAGGGCCGAAACGATGATGGCCGACGGGTCCGTGGAAAAAATTCGGGAAATGACAGGCGGACGTGGTGCGGACGTGGTGGTCGATGCGGTCGGTATGGAGGCGGACAGGAATGTGCTGGACCGTGTTAAGGCTGCAGTGCACTTGCAGAGCGGAACCATCAATGCCCTAAAATTATGTTTAAGTGCGGTCCGTAGAGGAGGCACAGTTTCAGTGGTGGGCGTTTACGGGACCAATTATGGGGATTTTCCCTTGGGAAAAATATTTGAGAAGGGACTGAGATTGGAATCGGGCCAGGCCCCCGTACAAAAATATATAGACCGGCTATTGGAGCACCTTAAGAACCGGGAGGTCACACTCGATGACATTATCACCCATAAGCTCCCTCTGAGCGAGGCATCCCATGGTTATGATATTTTTAATAAGAAAAAGGATAACTGTGTAAAAGTGGTCCTGTATCCTAGGAAATCCTGA
- a CDS encoding GlxA family transcriptional regulator — translation MKHVSILVPKGHLSVVNIAGTHQMLAWVNNFMKESGKEPLFHMQLVGLDKYPDNANGPFPILPEVLIDDIEKTDLIILPAIHSDFNKSIIENRELVPWLLKHYSQNAEIASLCISSFFLASTGLLDGKPCSTHWQSANLFKELFPNVILTDEKIVTEAEGIYTSGGAYAFTNLIIYLIEKYAGREVAIMAAKGFMIDIDRSSQSPFMIFIGQKTHKDTKVLMAQEFIENNYSQKITVNDICKMVALSRRTLERRFKKATSNSILEYHQRVKIEAAKKQLEKGGKTISEVMYEVGYSDPKAFRDVFRKYTDMRPLDYLQKYSIPPITMS, via the coding sequence ATGAAACATGTATCCATTCTAGTTCCAAAAGGGCATTTGAGCGTAGTTAACATTGCCGGTACCCACCAAATGTTAGCATGGGTCAACAATTTCATGAAAGAATCCGGTAAAGAGCCATTGTTTCATATGCAATTGGTAGGACTTGATAAATATCCGGACAATGCCAACGGTCCTTTCCCAATACTTCCAGAGGTACTGATCGACGATATTGAGAAGACGGATTTGATTATCCTCCCAGCAATTCACTCGGATTTTAATAAAAGTATAATCGAAAATAGAGAATTAGTGCCGTGGTTACTTAAGCACTACTCACAAAATGCAGAAATTGCTAGCCTGTGCATCTCCTCTTTTTTTCTTGCCTCAACAGGATTATTGGATGGAAAACCCTGTTCGACCCATTGGCAATCGGCTAATTTATTTAAAGAACTATTTCCAAATGTTATCTTGACCGATGAAAAAATCGTAACTGAGGCAGAGGGAATTTACACGAGTGGAGGTGCGTACGCCTTTACCAACCTTATTATATATTTGATTGAAAAATACGCTGGTCGCGAAGTTGCTATTATGGCCGCTAAAGGATTCATGATTGATATAGACCGAAGTAGTCAATCACCTTTTATGATATTTATCGGACAGAAAACGCACAAGGATACAAAGGTACTTATGGCCCAAGAGTTTATAGAAAACAACTATAGCCAAAAAATTACGGTAAACGACATTTGTAAAATGGTAGCGCTCAGCCGTCGAACTCTTGAACGCCGCTTTAAGAAAGCAACTTCTAATAGTATTTTGGAATATCATCAGCGTGTTAAAATAGAGGCTGCAAAAAAACAACTTGAGAAAGGAGGAAAAACTATAAGTGAAGTCATGTACGAGGTAGGGTATTCCGATCCCAAAGCATTTCGGGATGTCTTCAGGAAATATACCGATATGAGACCCTTGGACTATCTGCAGAAATACAGTATACCTCCTATCACCATGTCATAG
- a CDS encoding DUF1569 domain-containing protein, with amino-acid sequence MKTIFDQNTRKQLINRIEQINADKNPEWGKMNVFQMLKHNTYWNGWILGGEDHTYKQALMGKLLGKIVLKRMIKDDKPLDKNIPTSDQFKPKILEGNVEAEKSKWIGLIQAYANYNNPDFIHDFFGKMTKVQIGVLVYKHTDHHLRQFGL; translated from the coding sequence ATGAAAACAATTTTCGACCAGAATACTAGAAAGCAATTAATCAACCGGATTGAACAAATCAACGCCGATAAGAATCCTGAATGGGGAAAGATGAATGTTTTTCAAATGTTAAAACATAATACCTATTGGAATGGATGGATACTAGGTGGGGAGGACCACACCTACAAACAAGCTTTAATGGGCAAACTACTTGGAAAAATAGTTTTGAAGCGAATGATAAAAGATGATAAACCATTGGATAAAAACATCCCTACCTCAGACCAGTTCAAGCCTAAAATCTTAGAGGGCAATGTGGAAGCTGAAAAGTCGAAATGGATTGGATTGATCCAAGCCTATGCCAACTACAACAACCCTGATTTCATTCACGATTTCTTTGGTAAAATGACGAAAGTACAAATTGGAGTTTTGGTATACAAACATACGGATCACCATTTGCGCCAGTTTGGGCTGTAA
- a CDS encoding sigma-70 family RNA polymerase sigma factor — protein MKCDIYTIWETYQKDLKAYIRKRVSNQEDANDILQSVLIKVITYCEKKNNVTYIKAWLYTITQNTIIDYYKKSKQTASHSRLENLEILNQQEYDENIFVWLHNFLDSLPKKYALPLSLSDIKGIPHKKIAEQLGLTVTATKSRIQRARKMLKEKFEECGKVEASEHQLLSYNITKTCCLK, from the coding sequence ATGAAATGTGATATTTACACCATTTGGGAAACCTATCAAAAGGATTTAAAAGCTTATATAAGAAAACGAGTGTCAAATCAAGAAGATGCTAATGACATTCTGCAATCGGTACTTATAAAAGTTATCACTTACTGCGAGAAAAAAAATAATGTAACTTATATAAAAGCTTGGCTTTACACAATTACGCAGAATACAATTATTGACTATTATAAAAAATCAAAACAAACTGCATCACACAGTAGATTAGAAAATTTAGAAATACTAAACCAGCAGGAATATGATGAAAATATTTTTGTTTGGCTTCATAATTTTTTAGATAGTCTACCGAAGAAATACGCTTTACCATTGAGTCTTTCAGATATCAAAGGAATACCTCATAAAAAAATTGCAGAACAGCTCGGTTTAACAGTAACAGCAACTAAATCAAGAATTCAAAGGGCGAGAAAAATGCTAAAAGAAAAGTTTGAAGAATGTGGTAAGGTTGAAGCATCAGAGCATCAGTTACTGTCATACAATATAACCAAAACCTGTTGTTTAAAATAA
- a CDS encoding PQQ-dependent sugar dehydrogenase, with protein sequence MKHLIVASFLSIIISYPLSAQEKKEPIEQEVIGHIYKPKNKKPTSKLIKDLKLPKGFKIDIYAKDLGSPRMMAQSSNGNIYVTRREGDILKLTDSNNDGKADKRDTVLTKKNVHGIDIQRDSVYLITVNEVFKTKIDSFGNFDKLTPLVKDLPDGGQHNNRTLAMGPDGDLYVSVGSTCNACAETREENATIIRVDPHSGAYRIFAKGLRNTIGFDWQPGSDILYGMDHGIDWLGDNDQKEELNKIVEGGHYGWPYIYADGKFNKADEPKDMNWQEFAKKTTEPELLFTAHSSPLDFIFYRGDMFPPAYKNKALVSFRGSWNRLPASGYKIISVNFQNNRPVGEEDLVTGFLADDGKSQFARLAGLLELMDGSVLACDDENGIIYRITYQK encoded by the coding sequence ATGAAACATCTCATAGTAGCATCGTTCTTAAGCATAATTATTAGTTACCCACTCTCTGCCCAAGAGAAAAAAGAACCTATCGAACAAGAAGTGATAGGACACATTTATAAACCGAAAAATAAGAAACCTACCTCAAAATTAATAAAGGACCTAAAGCTTCCTAAAGGCTTTAAAATAGATATATACGCAAAGGACCTGGGGTCTCCTAGAATGATGGCACAAAGCTCAAATGGTAATATTTACGTTACCCGCCGTGAAGGAGATATACTAAAACTTACCGACTCCAATAACGATGGAAAGGCGGACAAGAGAGATACCGTGCTCACCAAAAAGAACGTTCATGGAATCGATATACAAAGAGACTCAGTATACCTTATAACCGTGAATGAAGTTTTCAAGACAAAAATAGATTCCTTCGGTAATTTTGATAAGCTTACTCCATTAGTGAAGGACCTGCCGGATGGTGGACAGCATAACAACAGGACCTTGGCAATGGGTCCTGACGGTGACCTGTATGTCTCCGTAGGAAGCACGTGCAACGCCTGTGCAGAAACTAGAGAAGAAAACGCAACAATTATTCGGGTTGACCCTCATAGCGGTGCTTATAGAATTTTCGCAAAAGGATTGAGGAATACAATAGGTTTTGACTGGCAACCTGGATCGGATATACTCTACGGGATGGACCATGGGATAGATTGGTTAGGAGACAATGATCAAAAAGAGGAGCTCAATAAAATTGTCGAAGGGGGGCATTATGGATGGCCTTATATTTACGCTGACGGAAAATTCAATAAGGCCGACGAACCAAAAGATATGAACTGGCAAGAATTTGCAAAAAAAACTACTGAACCAGAACTGTTGTTCACTGCCCATAGTTCTCCCTTGGATTTTATCTTCTATAGAGGCGACATGTTTCCTCCGGCATACAAAAACAAGGCCCTGGTATCCTTCCGGGGTTCTTGGAACCGCCTACCGGCTTCCGGCTACAAGATAATCTCCGTAAACTTCCAAAACAACAGGCCTGTAGGTGAAGAGGATTTGGTAACCGGTTTTTTGGCGGATGACGGCAAATCACAATTTGCCCGCTTAGCGGGACTACTGGAACTAATGGACGGCTCGGTACTTGCCTGCGATGATGAAAATGGTATTATCTACAGGATAACATATCAAAAATAA
- a CDS encoding SRPBCC family protein: MKNSLLFNFSVNKENKTINIQREFSANLELVWKAWTEAELLNQWWAPKPYYIETKTLDLEVGGMWLYAMVSPINEKIWCKAVYKAIETNKLLTWLDAFCDENGHENTIKPRSLWTNVFTEKNDFTLVDITLKHDKLEDIETLIEMGFKDGFQMALLNLDQLLLTKTNNNE; this comes from the coding sequence ATGAAAAATAGTCTGTTATTCAATTTTTCCGTGAACAAGGAAAATAAAACCATCAATATTCAGCGAGAATTCAGCGCCAATCTTGAATTGGTTTGGAAGGCATGGACAGAAGCTGAACTACTTAACCAGTGGTGGGCACCAAAGCCCTATTATATAGAAACTAAAACCTTGGATTTAGAAGTTGGGGGCATGTGGCTTTATGCAATGGTAAGCCCTATAAACGAAAAAATCTGGTGTAAGGCAGTCTATAAAGCGATTGAAACAAACAAACTGTTAACTTGGTTAGATGCCTTTTGTGATGAAAATGGTCATGAAAATACGATAAAGCCACGTTCCTTATGGACGAATGTTTTTACAGAAAAAAATGATTTTACCCTAGTAGATATTACCTTAAAACACGATAAACTAGAAGACATTGAAACATTGATTGAAATGGGCTTTAAGGATGGTTTCCAGATGGCTCTTTTAAACTTAGACCAATTATTATTAACTAAAACTAATAACAATGAATAA
- a CDS encoding AraC family transcriptional regulator has product MHQQFFYSPAPILRPYIRYFWTFSNRKDTNGYMPLHIMADRYPKLIIQHMHGDSGIMRDNKTTVPHAYVSGIITHPLSYQIREQYAHLGVCFYPDALPQIFKISAENFTDTCLSLSELIPPCSYLKLIEAKTIQQKIQILSSFFCERVLDRSSLKPSAVVKKILYPSEQIDNFAVKSTALEQNVSERTLERKFKFAVGVSPKKYLQLQRFERTYQNLSTKNITSMAQIGYQNGFADHSHFIRDFKRHAGMLPTAFVKNVHDEREYNNLLIWNYTND; this is encoded by the coding sequence ATGCATCAACAGTTCTTCTACTCCCCCGCCCCCATACTGCGACCATATATAAGATATTTCTGGACCTTTAGCAATAGGAAAGATACAAATGGCTATATGCCATTACATATTATGGCCGACCGCTACCCAAAACTTATTATACAACACATGCATGGGGATAGTGGAATTATGCGAGACAATAAAACCACCGTACCCCATGCATATGTGTCCGGGATTATAACGCATCCGCTATCCTATCAGATAAGGGAACAATATGCTCACCTCGGTGTTTGTTTTTACCCTGATGCACTTCCTCAGATTTTTAAAATATCGGCCGAAAATTTTACAGATACTTGTCTCAGCCTTTCAGAACTGATACCTCCATGTAGCTACCTCAAATTAATAGAGGCAAAAACGATACAGCAAAAAATACAAATTTTAAGCTCATTTTTTTGCGAACGGGTATTGGATCGTTCCAGTTTAAAACCAAGTGCGGTCGTAAAGAAAATACTGTACCCTTCGGAGCAAATCGACAATTTCGCGGTCAAGAGCACCGCCCTGGAACAAAACGTCTCGGAAAGAACGCTAGAAAGAAAATTTAAGTTTGCAGTGGGAGTTTCTCCAAAAAAATACCTGCAACTACAAAGATTCGAAAGGACGTATCAGAACCTCAGCACCAAAAATATCACATCCATGGCACAAATAGGCTACCAAAATGGTTTCGCGGACCATTCTCATTTCATACGCGACTTTAAGCGTCATGCAGGAATGTTGCCCACAGCCTTTGTCAAGAATGTGCATGACGAAAGGGAATACAACAATCTCTTGATATGGAACTATACCAACGATTAA
- a CDS encoding nuclear transport factor 2 family protein has translation MTKIISSPNCGNSPKMEFIKQFNIAFAKGNVAFLSESVTDDITWNMIGDKKIEGKANFTKAVEEMQFVKASELIIDQILSHGREGAANGIMKMPDGRQYAFSDFYVFQGAKASKIKRMSSYCIEI, from the coding sequence ATGACCAAGATAATATCAAGCCCAAACTGTGGCAACTCACCCAAAATGGAATTTATAAAACAGTTTAATATTGCTTTTGCTAAAGGGAATGTAGCATTTTTGAGCGAAAGTGTCACGGATGACATTACTTGGAACATGATAGGTGACAAAAAAATCGAAGGAAAAGCAAATTTTACCAAGGCTGTAGAAGAAATGCAATTCGTAAAAGCGTCTGAACTGATAATTGACCAAATTTTATCGCACGGTAGAGAAGGCGCTGCCAACGGAATTATGAAAATGCCAGACGGTAGGCAGTATGCGTTTTCAGACTTTTATGTCTTTCAGGGGGCCAAAGCCTCTAAAATTAAAAGAATGTCGTCCTACTGCATAGAAATTTAA
- a CDS encoding DUF2243 domain-containing protein, producing MGIGIGGFIDGILLHQILQWHGIVSNKLPIDTVVGKSVNMFWDGIFHVVTLSAVFIGIASLVRLLKRKNINPSINLFWGGLSAGWGIFNLVEGLIHHHILKLHNVHEFSDNQDIWNYGFLASGVVLIIVGYLFMYNRSYYTTGLQET from the coding sequence TTGGGAATAGGAATAGGAGGCTTCATCGATGGTATTTTACTGCACCAGATTTTACAATGGCACGGTATAGTATCCAATAAACTGCCAATAGACACTGTCGTAGGTAAATCTGTAAATATGTTCTGGGACGGTATTTTTCATGTTGTCACTTTGTCAGCCGTATTCATTGGTATTGCTTCATTAGTTAGATTACTAAAAAGAAAAAACATAAACCCGTCCATAAACCTTTTTTGGGGAGGACTTTCTGCAGGGTGGGGAATATTTAACTTAGTAGAAGGATTGATTCATCACCATATACTTAAACTACATAACGTACATGAATTTTCGGATAATCAAGATATTTGGAATTATGGATTCCTTGCTAGTGGAGTTGTATTAATAATTGTCGGTTATTTATTTATGTACAATCGTTCCTATTATACTACGGGCTTACAAGAAACTTGA
- a CDS encoding SRPBCC domain-containing protein has translation MEENNKIVWECIISDEEWIGTKVSFELTEKNDTTTVRLKHYDWKERTEFYGWCNYNWAMFLLRLKTYCEN, from the coding sequence TTGGAAGAAAACAATAAAATTGTTTGGGAGTGTATCATTTCTGATGAAGAGTGGATAGGAACCAAAGTGTCTTTTGAGTTGACTGAAAAAAACGATACCACCACGGTAAGGTTAAAACATTATGATTGGAAAGAACGCACTGAATTTTACGGTTGGTGTAACTATAATTGGGCTATGTTTTTGTTGCGATTGAAAACGTATTGCGAAAATTAA
- a CDS encoding VOC family protein produces MKQQISTFLTFQDSNAEEAMSFYVELFDNSKVIDVQRYGKDGPGKEGTIVKAIFELNGTPFICSDSFIQHEWSFTPAVSNWVECSTEKEIDHLFAELSENGEVKMPLDNYGFSKQFAFVGDRFGVSWQLNLG; encoded by the coding sequence ATGAAACAACAAATCTCCACTTTTCTAACATTTCAGGATAGCAACGCTGAAGAAGCAATGAGTTTTTATGTAGAACTGTTCGACAATTCCAAAGTAATTGATGTACAACGCTACGGTAAAGATGGCCCTGGTAAAGAAGGGACGATTGTAAAAGCAATTTTTGAACTGAATGGAACACCGTTTATTTGTAGTGACAGTTTTATTCAACATGAATGGAGTTTCACGCCAGCAGTATCCAATTGGGTAGAATGTAGCACCGAAAAAGAGATTGATCATCTTTTCGCAGAACTATCAGAAAATGGGGAAGTAAAAATGCCTTTGGACAACTATGGTTTTAGCAAACAATTTGCTTTTGTAGGGGATAGGTTCGGGGTTTCTTGGCAGCTGAATTTGGGTTAG
- a CDS encoding BLUF domain-containing protein — MYTLTYHSKAIDTLVQTDIEDILQVARSFNASQGITGCLIYYDDRFIQILEGPEMKVKELYENIKKDKRHDAVTLFSEDLIAERNFPDWGMAYFPVNEQNASEQEHEQFKRNLLLLAKLSTPTNVTAVLFWKRMRSLFAEREID, encoded by the coding sequence ATGTATACACTAACCTATCACTCCAAAGCCATAGATACTCTTGTACAGACGGATATTGAGGATATATTGCAAGTAGCCCGCTCCTTTAATGCTTCTCAAGGAATTACCGGATGTCTAATTTACTATGATGACCGTTTTATTCAAATCTTAGAAGGCCCGGAAATGAAAGTCAAGGAGCTTTACGAAAATATCAAGAAGGATAAAAGGCACGATGCGGTAACCTTGTTTTCTGAAGATCTTATTGCTGAACGCAATTTTCCGGATTGGGGTATGGCATACTTTCCAGTAAACGAACAAAATGCAAGTGAACAAGAGCACGAGCAGTTCAAGAGAAACCTGCTATTGCTTGCTAAACTGTCAACGCCAACCAACGTTACTGCTGTATTGTTTTGGAAACGGATGAGGTCACTTTTTGCCGAAAGAGAAATTGATTAA